The Juglans microcarpa x Juglans regia isolate MS1-56 chromosome 8S, Jm3101_v1.0, whole genome shotgun sequence genome has a window encoding:
- the LOC121244898 gene encoding classical arabinogalactan protein 5-like: MAYFSFVGLMLFALVAGSAFAQAPGAAPTKSPLASSPTAAPPPRTSTPTSSPTMSPPASAPAPTTTDAPSSAPASSPPAPPTSSPTANSPTSSPTVPTTSIANTPTESPTGSPGGNGAALNRITTTGSVASVILAVTLLL; encoded by the coding sequence ATGGCTTACTTTAGTTTTGTGGGTTTGATGCTATTCGCTTTGGTGGCTGGCTCCGCCTTTGCTCAGGCTCCGGGGGCAGCGCCGACCAAGTCCCCGCTGGCTTCTTCTCCTACGGCTGCTCCTCCGCCTCGCACCTCGACTCCAACGTCTTCTCCCACCATGTCTCCACCAGCCTCGGCTCCCGCTCCAACTACCACCGATGCCCCCTCCAGTGCGCCGGCCAGCTCGCCTCCAGCTCCTCCCACATCATCCCCTACTGCAAACTCTCCGACTAGCTCGCCTACTGTTCCTACCACCTCGATTGCCAATACGCCGACCGAGTCTCCAACTGGTTCTCCCGGCGGCAATGGCGCAGCGTTGAACAGAATCACCACCACCGGATCTGTTGCATCGGTCATCTTAGCGGTGACTTTGTTGCTGTAG
- the LOC121243834 gene encoding blue copper protein-like encodes MASSNIARVVCAALLVLCMVVPSLATVYTVGDTSGWVMGVDYSTWTSGKTFTVGDSLVFNYGGGHTVDEVSAGDYKTCTVGNSLSSDSSGASTIALKTAGTRYFICAVVGHCGSGMKLAVTVSKTKKASAPAPSADNTLAADAPTASSGTGKPSGGNTTVTTPAANKPTSTSSSTTSTHSSSGTALSPIAVALLVISWPVFSMLVLS; translated from the exons ATGGCGAGCTCCAATATTGCCCGAGTTGTATGTGCAGCTCTCTTAGTCTTGTGTATGGTTGTGCCAAGCTTGGCCACTGTTTACACCGTCGGAGACACCTCCGGTTGGGTCATGGGTGTCGATTACAGCACCTGGACCAGTGGCAAGACCTTTACAGTGGGTGATAGCCTCG TGTTCAACTATGGAGGTGGACACACGGTGGATGAGGTGAGTGCTGGCGACTACAAGACATGCACTGTGGGCAATTCCCTGAGTTCGGATAGCAGCGGCGCATCCACCATCGCTCTCAAAACTGCAGGGACTCGCTACTTCATATGTGCAGTCGTCGGCCATTGCGGGAGTGGTATGAAGCTTGCTGTAACTGTGAGCAAAACTAAAAAAGCATCAGCCCCTGCACCATCAGCAGATAATACACTGGCGGCTGACGCCCCCACTGCATCGTCCGGGACCGGAAAACCATCAGGTGGCAATACAACTGTTACCACTCCAGCTGCTAACAAACCCACGTCCACATCCTCATCCACAACCTCCACTCATTCATCTTCAGGGACTGCTCTCTCTCCAATTGCTGTGGCTCTATTGGTTATTTCTTGGCCTGTTTTTTCTATGCTGGTTCTCTCATAA
- the LOC121244640 gene encoding RNA-binding protein CP31B, chloroplastic-like, protein MALRFLYSPSKTRFPYEQQRFSRTPLSNTITYNLSFSCALSSLSHPSPAQTHTLSAKAKRVRNFVLYFSSTAQEQALDSVSAQSDDSEPVPTEEFSRTRLIAQNVPWTCTAEDIRSLFEKHGTVLDVELSMHNKTKNRGLAFVTMGSPEEARMALNNLVSYELEGRTIKVNYAKARKKRPSPSPPVQPNPVTFNLFVANLPFEARSKDLREFFSGSGDVVSAQVIFHDNPRKSSGYGFVAFKSKKDADEALPAFQGKMFMGRPIRVARSRQYVKLRAEEGAESGDTSIQSTPTSAEHADSANEN, encoded by the exons ATGGCTCTTCGGTTTTTGTACTCTCCCTCGAAGACTCGCTTCCCTTATGAGCAACAGCGATTCTCACGCACGCCTTTATCCAATACTATCACGtataatctttctttttcttgcgctctctcctccctctctcatcCCTCTCCTGCCCAAACGCATACCCTTTCCGCTAAGGCCAAAAGAGTAAGAAACTTCGTTTTGTATTTCTCTTCTACCGCGCAAGAACAAGCTCTTGATTCTGTCTCCGCCCAAAGCGACGACTCGGAACCAGTACCGACCGAAGAGTTTTCCCGAACCAGATTGATTGCCCAGAACGTACCTTGGACTTGTACAGCTGAAGACATTCGCTCTCTCTTCGAGAAGCATGGAACGGTCCTAGACGttgag CTTTCTATGCATAACAAGACCAAAAACAGAGGCTTAGCGTTTGTCACTATGGGTTCGCCTGAGGAGGCTCGTATGGCTCTCAACAATCTCGTATCCTAT GAGTTAGAGGGCCGAACTATAAAGGTCAATTATGCCAAAGCACGAAAGAAGAGaccttccccttcccctcccGTGCAACCAAACCCAGTAACGTTCAACTTGTTTGTGGCAAATTTGCCGTTTGAAGCAAGGTCAAAAGATCTCAGAGAGTTCTTTTCAGGGAGTGGTGACGTTGTTTCTGCGCAAGTTATATTTCATGATAATCCAAGAAAGTCCTCTGGGTATGGATTTGTggccttcaaatccaagaaagatGCCGACGAAGCTCTTCCTGCTTTCCAAGGGAAG ATGTTTATGGGAAGACCAATTCGAGTGGCACGAAGTAGACAATATGTTAAACTACGAGCAGAGGAGGGTGCCGAGTCTGGAGATACATCGATTCAGTCAACCCCTACTAGTGCAGAGCACGCAGATTCTGCTAATGagaactga
- the LOC121244839 gene encoding intracellular protein transport protein USO1-like, producing MRFKKWRTIWSHYLNQERANKSKQDMTFTVTGISEDGSPQELDDYIKESIDHSLGLPVSKRTLLLKLSAFEDTQRRLRNRCLSLQNKLQEKEDVIERIRAESSMNAQALKKFVEENQKLAMECGNLLSQCKKWERECSLYDQDREALMDFGNEADERAKEAEIRVHQLEEEVRRLSDELQFYKHEYDMRVVDSSSEETIIENNLLESVLTTLISKDDVAPAHAFLEANSRHESCQILLKMWNCLRPSTQKALSLAAEVNTLEKDKERLKVNLNRAEEEVKMLFEENNILDAENKRLLRQFQKERNNHGSGGKHTGSASAKSNKRKSSPKMSSSPIEKKLDFNDLESTRQPLSILQYNSPNPKMHKF from the exons GAATTTCTGAGGATGGATCCCCCCAAGAACTCGACGATTACATTAAAGAATCCATTGATCACTCGCTAGGTCTCCCCGTATCCAAGCGAACTCTTTTGTTGAAGCTTAGCGCCTTTGAAGACACACAACGCCGACTCCGCAACCGGTGCCTTTCCCTCCAGAACAAATTGCAGGAGAAAGAAGACGTCATCGAGCGAATTAGG GCTGAATCGAGTATGAATGCACAAGCATTGAAGAAGTTCGTGGAGGAGAATCAGAAATTGGCTATGGAGTGTGGGAATCTTTTAAGTCAGTGTAAGAAATGGGAGAGGGAGTGCTCGCTATACGATCAAGACCGCGAAGCTTTGATGGATTTTGGGAACGAGGCCGATGAGCGTGCCAAGGAGGCCGAAATTCGAGTTCATCAGTTAGAGGAGGAGGTCAGAAGGTTGTCGGATGAACTGCAGTTCTACAAGCACGAATACGACATGCGTGTg GTTGATTCATCCTCTGAGGAAACAATTATCGAGAACAATTTACTTGAGTCAGTGTTAACCACATTGATCAGTAAAGATGATGTTGCCCCAGCACATGCTTTCTTGGAGGCCAATAGCAGACATGAGTCATGTCAAATTTTGCTAAAGATGTGGAATTG TTTGAGGCCATCAACGCAGAAGGCTCTATCACTAGCTGCTGAAGTGAATACACTCGAGAAAGATAAGGAACGCTTAAAGGTCAACCTTAATAGAGCTGAAGAGGAG GTCAAAATGCTGtttgaagaaaataacatcTTGGATGCAGAGAATAAAAGGTTACTGAGGCAATtccagaaagaaagaaacaatcaTGGTTCTGGTGGGAAACACACCGGCAGTGCTTCTGCCAAG TCAAACAAGCGAAAATCGAGCCCCAAGATGAGCAGCAGCCCAATTGAGAAGAAGCTTGATTTCAATGATCTAGAGTCAACGAGACAGCCCCTGTCAATCTTGCAATACAACTCCCCTAACCCTAAGATGCACAAGTTCTAA